Within the Pseudomonas sp. SL4(2022) genome, the region ATCAGCAGCCGCCTGCTCACCGACCCTGGCTCCGTCACCCCACTGCTCAAACGCCTGGAAGCCGAAGGTCTGCTCAAGCGCACCCGCAGCAGTGTCGACGAGCGTGTAGTTGAGTTGTTCCTCACCGAGAAAGGCCGCGCCCTGCGCGAACAGGCCAAAAGCATCCCCAGCTGCATCCTCACCGCCACCCAGCAATCCACCGCGGAACTCGGCGCTCTGAGGGCTGAGTTGGTCGCCCTGCGCAGCAGCCTGCAACAGGCCGTGTAAGTACCTGGGCGACAGGCTGCCGCCCGCCTCGTCGTCCACATCGCGCCACTCTTACCCGTCATCCCCCTGCTCCAGTCGACAATTTCGTCCTGCCGCAGCTCTCGAAAAATCGCGCAACAGCCCGCCATTCCTCGCTTATGCCTAAACACAGCAGTGCTTATCGCAAAATCTTCAAAAAAATATATTGCGCGCAAAATTAATGCGAACTAGAGTTCGCCTCATCGAACTACTTGGCGCGCAAAATTTTAGCGCTAATAAACCGGCGACTAACCAACCAAACAACCCAGCAGCTGAGGAGAACCGTTATGCAAACCCTGATCACATTCACCATCGCCATCACGCTCTCCGCTGCCGTACTGGCGGACCACAGCCAGAAGCAGCAACAGGATGGCAAAGGCCTGCACCCAGAATGGCTGATCAACCACGCCGGCTGATCAACCACAGATACCGCAACACCTGCAACGCGTACCAACCCAAACTGACTTTAGAGGACTACCACCATGTCGATTCAAACCATTGCTTACCGTGCCTATGCAGAAGCCACCGGCGGCCGTGACGGCCGTGCCATTTCCTCCGACGGCATACTCGACGTCGCCCTGACCACCCCGAAAGAACTCGGCGGTGCTGGCGGCGCGGGCACTAACCCTGAGCAGCTGTTCGCTGCGGGCTACTCGGCTTGCTTTATCGGCGCGATGAAGTTCGTCGCGGGCCGCGACAAGCTGGCGATGCCAGCAGACGCCTCGATTGAAGGTGTCGTGGGCATCGGCGCGATTCCCAACGGTTTCGGCATCGAAGTCGAACTGCGCATCAGCCTGCCGGGCATGAACCGTGAGCAAGCGCAGACCCTGATCGAGCGTGCACACATCGTTTGCCCTTACTCCAATGCCACCCGCGGCAATATCGACGTCACCCTGACGCTGATCGACTAACTCACTACTCATCCGGCCGCTGCCAGTCAGCGGCTCGCCCCAGGAGGCTGAACATGAACATCAAACACCGTTTGTCGATCGCCGTACTCGCCCTTGCCGTCAACAGCGCGTTTGCCGCTGGTAGCCCAGGGGTGGAGCGTAATACTCAAGGTTTTCTCAATGCCCTCGCCGCTGGCGGTGGCAAGCCCCTCGAACAGCTGAGCCCGAAAGAGGCGCGCGCCGTATTGGTCGGCGCGCAGGCCGGGGTCAAGGTCGATGTATCGGGCATCAAGGTGGTCGACAAGACCATCGAGGTCGATGGCCAGTCGATCCAGCTGAAAGTCGTGCGCCCGGTCGATGCCCAGGGCACGCTGCCGGTCTTCATGTTCTTCCACGGTGGAGGCTGGATACTGGGCGACTACCCGACCCACGAACGTCTGATCCATGACTTGGTAGTGGGCTCTGGCGCGGCGGCGGTGTATGTCAATTACACCCCGTCACCCGAAGCCAAGTACCCGACCGCGATCAACCAGGCCTACGCCGCGACCCAGTGGGTGGCGCAGAACGGCGCGCAGATTGGTGTCGATGGCAAGCGTCTGGCAGTGGCCGGCAATAGTGTGGGCGGCAATATGGCTGCAGTCGTCAGCCTGATGGCCAAAGACAAAGGCACCCCAGCGATCAAATTCCAGCTGCTGATGTGGCCGGTAACTGACGCCAACTTAAACAACGCCTCCTATAACCAGTTCGCCGACGGTCACTTCCTCAGCAAGAGCCTGATGCAGTGGTTCTGGGATAACTACACCACCGACCCAAAACAGCGCGCCGAAATCTACGCCTCGCCGCTGCAGGCATCGGTGGAACAACTGAAAGGCTTACCGTCAGCCCTGGTGCAAACCGCCGAGTTCGACGTACTGCGTGACGAAGGCGAAGCCTATGCGCGCAAGCTAGATGCGGCGGGGGTCAACGTGACCTCCGTGCGCTACAACGGCATGATTCACGATTTCGGTTTGCTCAACGTGATCAGCCAGATCCCCGGCACGCAAAGCGCCATGCAGCAAGCTGCAGCCGCGCTGAAAGCTAGCCTCAAGTAACCCGCGTCACAACAGAACACTCCGATACGCTAGCGTACCGGGGCGTTCTGCTGTTCAAACGGCCTGGCATTACAGGTTACGCAGCAGGCCTTGCTGCAAAGCCTGGTCGAGCACCTGCTGCAACAGCGGCACAGCGAAGAATGCCAGCGGCGTTGCAACAGCCACTGCGCCGTATCATCCGGCAGCTGCTGCAACTCAACACCCAGGCATCCAGGCATCCAGGCATCCAGGCATCCAGGAATGGTCTGTATGAATTCAGCCAAGTCGTCCAGACACAATCCCTACTGTTCGGTGCGTCCCGCCCTGGCATGCAGGCAGAGCTGCCGCGACAACAACAGATGCAGCGAGATGGCGCATTCAGAGTTAGGCGATTTCTGGCGAATTAATGCCTGATCCTGCTATGTAGTACGCGCACGGCAGACGTGCCTGAAAAACCGGAATAGGCTGCTGGCAATCACAGAAGCTTTGCCCGATGCCATATCCTCTCGACGACAACCTGGCCCCGCGCCAGACAGAACTGGCGGCCTTGATCCAGCGGCAGTGCCCTGGTGATGGCCTGCATGGCACCACAATAGCGGACCTCGATGCAGCGTTCAGATACAAGAGGCCATGCAGCCCAGGAAAATAGCGACCTACCAGGGTTCGTCCCAATAAAAACATGAATAATTAACGTTAAGCCCAACACTCATGGTGAAAACGGCCTATGATGGTCGAGCTGAACTGTAGTAATCAGCAAAACCGCATAGGTGCTATGAGCACTCTGGCACCGCAATTCGTATCGATTTAAGAGACACACCATGGCAAATCGCGAAACTGGCACCGTCAAATGGTTCAACGATGAAAAAGGCTTCGGCTTCATTACCCCGACTAACGGTGGCGATGACCTGTTCGTGCACTTCAAAGCTATCCAAAGCGACGGTTTCAAAAGCCTGAAAGAAGGCCAGACTGTTACCTACGTGGCCGCCCGCGGTCAGAAAGGTATGCAAGCTGAAGAGGTACAGGTGGCCTAAGCCCCTGTCCGCTTGAAAACAAACCCCGCGCTCGCGGGGTTTGTTTTATCTGCAATCTGTCATTTGGGCTACAGGCCCATCTGCTTGCTGATGATCTCGTTCATGATCTCTCGTGAGCCACCGCCAATCGAGAGAATGCGATTGTCGCGGTACAGACGCTCCACCAGGCTTTCACGCATATAGCCCATGCCACCCATGATTTGCACAGCGTCGTAGGTCAGTCGGTCGGCAATGTCAGTGGCGAAGTTCTTAGCCATGGAGATTTCCTTGATCACGCTTTTACCTGCCGCCATTTTCGCTGCCTGCCGGTAAGTGAACTCCCAGGACACCTCCAACTGGGTCGCCATCTCAGCTAAACGGTGCTTGAGCACCTGAAACTTGCCGATGGGCTTACCGAACGCCTCACGCGACTTGGCCCAGCGCATCGACTCTTCCAGCGCCAATTGCGCCGTCATATTGGCCATGATCGCCAACGACAGGCGTTCACTCTGGAAATTGGCCATGATGCAAGCAAAGCCCATGTTCTCCGCACCGATCAGGTTATCCACCGGCACTTTGCAATCTTCGAAGAACAGCTCGGCCGTGTCGGATGCCCACCAGCCCATTTTCTTCAGCTTGCGGCCGACCGTGAAACCCGGCGTCCCCTTTTCAACCAGTAGCAGGCTGACCCCCGCAAAACCATCCCTCCCAGTTCGCACGGCAACGGTGTAGTAGTCCGCACGCACCCCACTGGTGATAAAGGTCTTGCTGCCGCTCACTCGGTAATAATCGCCATCACGTACCGCGCGGGTTTTCAAATTAGCCACATCAGAGCCGCCGGAAGGTTCGGTCACTGCAAGGGCCATGATTTTCTCACCTGCCAACACCTGCGGCACGATGCGCTCTCGCAGCGCCGGCTTGGCCCACTTGACCACTGGCGGCAGACCGATATCCAGAGAACCAAGCCCCGCAACCAGGCCGCCAGAGCCTGAACGCATCAACTCCTCGCTGGCAGCCACTTTGGCAAAAACATCGCCCTCATGACTGCCGCCAAAGGCTTCTGGATAGCCGATACCGAGAATCCCGGCGGCCCCGGCCTTGAGATAAAGCTCGCGAGGAAACTCCTCGGCCTCTTCCCAATCGTTGATATACGGCAGGATTTCCCGCTCGACAAAACGCCTGACAGAATCACGCACCAATTGGTGGGACTCATCAAAATATTCCTGAGAAGCAGACATGAGGGTATTTCCACTGAGGTTTCAGGGAAATTACCAAGCGCTTGCTTGGTTTACAAGAAGAGGATCACGCCATGTACAAGGGCAATCAAGCCGTAAGCGATTGCGTCAAAGCAGAATCGGCCGGCGCCCCGCAATCGAGTGCGCCAGGGTTCCGCCATCCACCAACTCAAGTTCGCCACCCAGAGGCATGCCGTGAGCAATGCGCGATGCGATAAGCCCCTTGCCGGCCAGTAGCTGTGCAATGTAGTGAGCTGTTGCCTCCCCCTCCACAGTCGGGTTGGTCGCCAAAATCACCTCACTGAAGGAGCCGGCTTCAATACGCGCAAGCAACTCGGGAATACCGATGGCTTCCGGCCCCAGGCCATCAAGCGGAGAAAGATGCCCCTTGAGCACGAAGTAGCGCCCGCGAAAGCCCGTGTGCTCCACTGCATAGACATCCATAGGCCCTTCAACCACGCACAGCAAGCTGTCGTCACGCCGCGGGTCGAGGCACAGCTGGCAGACCTCATCTTCACTCAGGCTGCGGCACTGCTTGCAGTGACCGACCCCCTCCATTGCCTGGGTCAGCGCCTGTGCCAGGCGTAACGCGCCATGCCGATCACGCTCAAGCAGCTGCAAAGCCATTCGCTGAGCCGTCTTTTGCCCAACCCCAGGCAGGGTGCGCAATGAGTCGATCAGATGGCGAATCAGCGGGCTAAAACTCATAGCAGGACAACTCAAGGGCAACAGCGATTGGGAGGAACCGACAGCGGCCGGCATGGGCAGTGCAGCCATGCCGGCCGTAAAGCTTTTAGAACGGCATTTTGAAGCCAGGCGGCAGTTGCATGCCGGCGGTCATCCCGGCCATTTTGTCCTGGCTGTTCTGCTCAACCTTGCGCACCGCATCGTTCACGGCGGCGGCGATCAGGTCTTCCAGCACTTCTTTGTCTTCTTGCATCAGGCTGTCGTCCAGAGTGATGCGTTTGACGTCATGGCGGCCAGTCATCACCACGCTGACCAGACCGGCACCGGATTGCCCGGTGACCTCAGCATTGGCCAACTCTTCCTGCATCTTTTGCATCTTTTCCTGCATCTGCTGTGCCTGCTTCATCAGGCCGGCCATGCCACCTTTCATCATGGTGCAAATCCTCGGTAATCAGGGGTTAACGGAAATATCCAGGGGTTCAATGCTGTCCGCCCGGACAACCGCGGCGAACTGCTGAATCATTTGTTGGATCACAGGATCCTGGTGAATCGATGCTTCGGCTTCACGCTGGCGATTGGCCCGCTTGCGCGCGGCCGCTTGCGCCGGGGTTTCCTGTTCAGGCTTGCGCAACTCGATCTGTACCTTGAGTTCGCGACCATGAAACTGGTTGAGCGCATCATTCAAGCGACGCTGCTGAGTGGGGTTGAACAGCGCCGAATGGGCGGGATCCAAGTGCAAAAGCCAGTGATCACCATCTACAGACATCAGCGTGCAGTTGGCACCAATGCTTCCGGTCATCCCCGACAAGCCAAGCTTGGGGAACAGCTCCAGCCAGTCGGCAGCCAAACCAGTGGCCGGCTGCGCGGCAGGCAGCACTTCAGGCTCGACCGACGCATCGCGCTTGGCGGCATCAAAGTCATAATCGAATGAATCGGCATCCATTTCGACATAGTCGTAGTCGCCCAAGGGCGGCTCATCATCGTCAACATCGACTACAGGCGCGGCAGCAGCCTGCTCAGGCTCAGGCGATACAACTGGCGCTGGCGCAGCCAGCGCAACCTCTGTAACAGGCTGGACAACCATAGCCGGGACCCGCTGCGGTTCTTCCCAAGGCAAATCGACGACGACCGCAACCTCAGGTTCAACGGCCGGTATCGCAGCAGCCTCGGCACGTTGCTCAGGCGCTGGCTGAACAGCCATATAGGCCGGTTCAGGTGCAGGAGAATCCAGCGCCTCCGGCACTTGTGCAACCCCTACAGCGGCAGGCGACTGGGGTGTGACAACAGGTAGAACAGCGGCGACTGGTGCAACAGCAACACTGGCCGGTACTGGTATAGCAGCACCGGCCACTGGGTTGATCGCGGGATCAGCAGTGGCCTGACTAATCCCCAGCGGCTTTAGCGCCACCCTAGGTGCAGCGCTGGTGTCCGCGGGGCGGAACGCCAACATACGCAGCAGCACCATCTCGAAGCCGCTGCGTGGATCGGGTGACAGTGGCAGGTCTCGGCGACCGATCAAGCCCATCTGATAGTAGAACTGGACATCTTCAGCGGGCAGGACCCGCGCCAGTTCAAGCACGCGGTCACGATCACCCTGACCATTGTCTACGGCTTCAGGCAATGCCTGAGCGATAGCCACACGGTGCAGCACATTCAGTATCTCGGCCAACACGCCATTCCAGTCCGGACCTTGTTCGGCAAGATGACGTACGGCCTCGATCAAGCTGCGAGCATCGCCCTCCAGCAAAGCGTGCAGCACGCCATAAACCTGACCATGGTCTAAGGTCCCCAGCATTGCACGCACATCAGCAGCGAGCACCCGGCCCTCGCCAAAGGCAATTGCCTGATCGGTGAGGCTCATGGCGTCACGCATGGAACCGTCGGCGGCACGCCCGAGCAGCCACAGCGCATCGTTCTCGAACGGAATCTGCTCTGCCGTCAGTACATGGGTCAAGTGATCAACCACGCGCTCTGGTGGCATGTTCTTCAGTGAGAACTGCAAGCAACGCGACAGTACGGTGACCGGAAGTTTCTGCGGATCAGTAGTGGCCAGGAGGAACTTGACGTGAGGTGGCGGCTCTTCCAGGGTCTTCAGCAACGCGTTGAATGAGCTGGTCGAGAGCATGTGCACTTCGTCGATCAAGTAGACCTTGAAACGTCCACGACTAGGCGAGTACTGCACGTTATCCAGCAACTCACGTGTATCTTCAACCTTGGTACGGCTGGCGGCGTCGACTTCAATCAAATCGACAAAGCGCCCTTCGTCGATTTCCCGACAGATCGAGCACACACCGCAGGGAGTCGAGCTGATCCCCGTTTCACAATTCAGGCACTTGGCGATAATTCGCGCAATAGTGGTCTTGCCTACACCGCGAGTCCCCGTGAACAAATAGGCATGATGCAAACGCTGGCTATCAAGCGCATTGATCAGCGCCTTAAGCACATGGGTTTGACCAACCATTTCGTTGAACGAGCGCGGACGCCACTTGCGTGCAAGAACCTGATAACTCATCGAAACCCGTCACGAGAGGAAAGCAAAAGTGGGCTAATCCTAACGGAGCATGGGGCAAATTGCATCCGATGCGCAGCCCGCATGAAGCAGGAGCAAAACCAGGCAGCAGATTATCCTGGCGAAAAAACGATCAATCGATTATCATCCCCACCGTTCGTACCACGCTGTAAGTCAATTAGGCCTCTGGCCCACCTTGCTGGTTTCCAGGCAAAGAGCGCATTGCCCCATCAATGCCGCACAGCTCTCGCCCATGACCCCAACCTGCTGACTGATCTGGCCATCACGCGCAAGCGCTGATTCAAGCCCGCCTCCGAAGTACCGACCCGCACAGCCCTAAAGGGAACTTGTGCGCGTAGTCCAGCTCCAACACAGACATGCAATCGACTCAACAAGTCGACAGCCTGGAGCTTTATTCAGCGCAATGACGCGCACGTTGTTTTAGGAAGTACCAAAAGAATGAATACACAACACCAAATTCAGGATGCTATTCGCACCCTATCCAGTGCATTTGCACCCTTTGATTGCCGCATTCTGGCTGCCCGCAAAGGCTGTTTCAGCTTCACCATCGTCAACCATGCCGGCATCGCCCAGCATAGCCAGCGCCTGTACCCTGGCCAGTACAGCGGTGCACACCTGCAGCAAGTAATTGAACGCGCACGCCAATCCTTGACGGTCTGAGCACAAACAGACGAACTATCGTGCCATCCTGAGGTCTGAATCGATCACCCTCAGGATGGAGCATCGTCATGGATAGCCTTAACCGCGAACTTGTTGAACAACTGTTCGCGCCACTGCGCGCCACCTTCAGCCCACCACGCCCAGACGGTGGCGTGATCCTTTCACTGCTGGATGCCAGTGACACGACCGCCTACAGCCGCGTACTCAGCGCCGCCCAGCGTGCAGACCCACAAGCCTTTGCACAAAGTCTGGAAGACATCCGCCTTGAGCTCGCCATGCGCTCCGGCAGCATTCCCGCCGATATGCGCAAGGCGCTCAAAGAACAGGACAGCGTACTCAGCTATCACGCCAACTGAATCAGGCAGAGGCCCCGCGCTACGCCGGGTCTCGCCTACCCATCAAGCACCGCTTAGCACAGCCGCATACGTGAAAAGAGCTACGGAAGAAAACGCGCAGAATATTTGCGTACAGCAGCAGGCGACTGGCCGAAAGCCATGCCAAGAATATAGAAGCTAAAAAGAGGAATACCGATACTGGCGTATGCTGACAGGCTAGACCCGTATATTTCTTAGCCAGTAGGTGGAGGCAACCCCACCAGCCACACCTCGGCACACAATGTCACCGCTGCGGCTGCTCCCTTCCAGGCCTGACCGGGTTCACGGCTGATCGTTGCGAGGGGACCGGCAGGGCCACCATAACGCAGCTCACCTCCTCTACATAGAGGGTTTCAGGCTGAGGCTACGTCCTGATTCGGTTCTTCACCGACCACACGAAATTGAATTCGACGTCATTTTAGGCCAACCACCAGGGAGGCCAGCAAGCCATGCTTGTACCACCAACATGCCTCACTTTTGTACCACCTGGCGGACGGCGCAAAACCAGCGGGATATGATCCGGCAGAGCAGCATCAACCCCGCCACCTGGTTTGGCATTACATGCGCCACCAGATCCCGTGTATGCCAAGGATACCCAAGCAAATATGGCCAAGAATGCCCCCCGAAAATGGTACGTCGTCTGGGCAGGACGCATCCCTGGCATCTATCAGGACTGGGCAAGTTGCAAGTTACAGACTGATGGTTTCCCCGGAGCACGTTTCAAAAGCTTCAGTTCGCAGGCGGAGGCAGAGGCAGCTTTCGGGTCGAAGCCCACTGCCAGTTCTTCTGGCCGCCCTGCCAATTCCCGTGCAACTCCAGGCCGGGCCAAATCAGGCCTAACTACCCTATCGAAGCACCAAATTGGAAAAGTAGAAGCCGACGTCAAAATCTTCGTCGATGGCGGGTGCAATCCGAACCCTGGTGAAGCTGGTTCCGGTGCGGCCGTCTACAAGCATGGCGTTCTGTCGAGTCTGTGGTATGGCAGGTACCAGCCGAAGGGTACAAACAATACCGCTGAACTGGCTGCGCTTCACTTTGGGCTGGTACTCGCCGGAGAGGAAATCAACAAAGGACTTAGCGCAGCTGTATTCGCCGACTCAGAGTATGCCATCAAGTGCATTACCCAGTATGCAGCAGGCTGGGAGAGCATGGGTTGGAAGCGTAAAGCTGGTGACATCAAGAACCTTGAGCAGATCCAGGAAATCTACACTGTCTACTTGCAGATGAAAGATAAGGTCGAGGTCCATCACGTTAATGGACACATTGGTATCGAGGGCAACGAGCTCGCCGACCGTATGTCTTTGCTGGCCGTTAACGAGATTGAGGTGGGCTGGCGCCGGTATCCTGAGCCGATAATCATTGATGATGTCTTAGGCATGCGGGCCGATACGGCTAAAAGCTGGAGTTACTAAGCAAGGGTTGCTTCATCGGTAAGCAGAGTCAGTATGTAGCTTTCAGTTTTGTTATAGAGCCGGCGTTTCACATTTAATCGGACAGGCAGGCCTAACTACTAGTGCCCGCCATTTAGCCGCTGACAACAATCTGCAGACTCCAGCCTTAAGCATCAGGCCGAAGTCGGCCAAAAACGGCCTGTTTCCACTTAAAAAATCTGTCCCCTAGTCCGTCAATAACCACTCAACACAACCGGTTGAATGAGTGTGCGCAAAATTATGCACTCTGAATCCAATGACCAGGAATAAGGCCGTCACCTTTACGCTCCCAGGCCTCGACACTCACAGTGCCATCAACCTCGCCCCAGATGTCAGGCCCGGCATGTTCTAGCACTATGATCTGAACAAAATGATTAGCACGCTTAAGACCCTCCGCGAGAACTTCGAAGATGCGACGGGTCGCGATAACATCAGCTAGCCTAGCCTGGCTAACAGCCTCAAAGCCCTCATCTAGTGCGTTGGCCCCACCAGTGCTACTCGGGAAATAAACCTGACTTGGCTGATCGATCACAATGAAGCTGAATGGGGGAAGATTACGATTCTCTTTCTTGGAAAGGTATTCATGGATCCCCAAGAACGTTGCAATGTGATATCCCATCCAGTTGGCACCACTCCCAATCTCCCACAAATAATCCTTCTTGCCTTCCGACTCGAAGCGAAGCGTGAGTTCTTTCCTATCCAGATATATCTGAGCACCAGGGGTGCCATTCAAACCAAACTGATTGGCGTAGTCATCAAACATGGGGGACAGCTGGGCATCTACCTTTCTTTCCTGCTCAGCCATATCAGTCGACGACATCACGAAATTGTAGTGCCGGATCAGCTTTTCTAACTCAATCGTGCGCTTCAACAGACTTTCGTCAGCCGCTGAGCCGTCGAGTTGCTTGAGGAGTCGGCTGATTTCTCCTGCGACGTAGTAGATCTGGCCTATTGCGGTGTGGGTACGCTCATCTTCCAGAACCAGGCGATTCTGCTCGCGCTTTAACCGAGACAACTCGCGCTCCTCCTTCGCTCGCTGCCGCTTTAGGATAGACAGCTGCTTGTCGACGACCGGATTGTCACGAAGCGCATCGGAGATCCGAGTGACCTTGTTGACCTTCTCTTCCAGATTCTCAATGACCATGGGTAGCACGTTTGTGAACGAGCCGCAGGCTACGCAATGCCCGCCTTCCGATACGCTCTGCTTGAGCCAGTCGAGCCCGATGACATGAGATTTCTCGGTCTCGATCGCCGCGACGAATCGCTTGCTGGTTAGGGCGAGTTGATCGAAACCATCGATTTTAGCGTCTAGGTCATCAACGATTTGCTGCTGCTTGGCGACCGCCTCAATGATCTCTTTGAGCTTTTGAGAGATATGCAGCCTTTGAGGCTCCAGTAGTGTCTGCTCAAGCCTCCCTTCATGCGTAGCGGTCAATACACGCTTAAGGAGCTCCGCTTTTTCTTGGCCCGATGAACTGGATGTCGGAAGCAGCCCCAGTTGAATGCAGCGATCGAACAATTGATCGACGTCGGAATAATGGGTCGCCTTGGCGGCATCGTGTACCGCCATTTGTTTGCGAAGCCTATCCTGCTCACGCAATGCCTCGTCCCGACGTCGCTCGTTCATCACGTAAGTGGCGTCAACCATCCCCAACGCGTAGGGCATTGCCCGGGTCAGACGCTCTTTGTGAGCGAACGAGTCGGTTTTGAAAAACAGGGTATTGGGGTTAGCAACGATGTGCTGCGGCAGGAAGTTGAACGCGGCCATGTCTCGGTAGGAGCTTCGACGATCAAAACTGGACGGCTCCTCATCGTCCGAGTGTGGCAGATCACTTACCCGAACCATGCCATCGAAAGCAGCCTTATACTGATTTAGCGAATGGGTTTTGGCGACGGTATCGGGGATGCTGTCATCGTCGGCGAGCTTCATGGACAGATCGTTGGAACCTTGAGAATTACCTGGAGTACGCCGTGCAACAATATAGATATCATCCAAAAGGCGGATTTTCAGGCCGAACCATTCAACCGTATCGCGGATGATCCCGATCGGGATTTGGCACTTAGTTGCACCAAGTACGTAGTCGATGATGTGGACGATTGACGACTTACCAGTGCCGCTCAATCCGTGGATGATGTTGATCTTCCCTTCATGGAAGGGAATGACTCGTGGCTCCATGCCAGGTTGCCGAGGCCAGAGGATGACAGCGTCAATCGTGAATTTCATTGGGAATCCCAAACAAGAGCTTGTACAGATTTTCTGTGGACTCGGTAGCGAACCACTTGGCGAGCCTCTCGGTGGTTTGCATCATCGCAGTAGGAATCGTGTTTTTGATGCCCCTCGGCCAGCGATCGACAAGTACCTGAAATCTCACACCGGTAGCCGTCGAATCAACTTTCCCAATTAGTCGTGTGGATACCGCGAGATTGAGCCCCTGCAATGTGGCACCTGCATGAGCGGCAACCCTTTGCTGAAGGTCGATCTTCAAGACGGGCGACTCTCTGAGTACCGCCGCCAAGGCTGATCGGGCGTTACGTTTGCTTAACTCCTCACGCGAGCTTTCGCTCCAGGCCAGAGGTAGTACCAGCATCAATTTCGATAGATCGGGTGTCTGGCCAGATGCGGCGTCCTGATATTGACCAATGAAGTGAGTCAACAGAAAGCATGCCAATGACGAGTTGTGGATTAACTGAAGATCCAAGTACGCCTCACTCACGTCTCACCTTCCGTCTCCGAAGCGTCACGGTGCCAATGGATGGGCGACTGTGTTTCAACACCATTGACCATCCGGTGATATGACCCACTGAACAGGTATTGGGCCGATGAGTTCATCCGCCCAACCTTCATTGTGGGAAAAGTCTCAGGGAAGAGGGTTTTAGCCAGCACGGCTTTATAATCTGGGATATCGAAT harbors:
- a CDS encoding MarR family winged helix-turn-helix transcriptional regulator; this encodes MNTQDPCAELLLDNQLCFALYSTSLLLTKVYKPLLQGLGLTYPQYLAMMVLWEGDGITVGDISSRLLTDPGSVTPLLKRLEAEGLLKRTRSSVDERVVELFLTEKGRALREQAKSIPSCILTATQQSTAELGALRAELVALRSSLQQAV
- a CDS encoding organic hydroperoxide resistance protein, which produces MSIQTIAYRAYAEATGGRDGRAISSDGILDVALTTPKELGGAGGAGTNPEQLFAAGYSACFIGAMKFVAGRDKLAMPADASIEGVVGIGAIPNGFGIEVELRISLPGMNREQAQTLIERAHIVCPYSNATRGNIDVTLTLID
- a CDS encoding alpha/beta hydrolase, coding for MNIKHRLSIAVLALAVNSAFAAGSPGVERNTQGFLNALAAGGGKPLEQLSPKEARAVLVGAQAGVKVDVSGIKVVDKTIEVDGQSIQLKVVRPVDAQGTLPVFMFFHGGGWILGDYPTHERLIHDLVVGSGAAAVYVNYTPSPEAKYPTAINQAYAATQWVAQNGAQIGVDGKRLAVAGNSVGGNMAAVVSLMAKDKGTPAIKFQLLMWPVTDANLNNASYNQFADGHFLSKSLMQWFWDNYTTDPKQRAEIYASPLQASVEQLKGLPSALVQTAEFDVLRDEGEAYARKLDAAGVNVTSVRYNGMIHDFGLLNVISQIPGTQSAMQQAAAALKASLK
- a CDS encoding cold-shock protein yields the protein MANRETGTVKWFNDEKGFGFITPTNGGDDLFVHFKAIQSDGFKSLKEGQTVTYVAARGQKGMQAEEVQVA
- a CDS encoding acyl-CoA dehydrogenase family protein; this translates as MSASQEYFDESHQLVRDSVRRFVEREILPYINDWEEAEEFPRELYLKAGAAGILGIGYPEAFGGSHEGDVFAKVAASEELMRSGSGGLVAGLGSLDIGLPPVVKWAKPALRERIVPQVLAGEKIMALAVTEPSGGSDVANLKTRAVRDGDYYRVSGSKTFITSGVRADYYTVAVRTGRDGFAGVSLLLVEKGTPGFTVGRKLKKMGWWASDTAELFFEDCKVPVDNLIGAENMGFACIMANFQSERLSLAIMANMTAQLALEESMRWAKSREAFGKPIGKFQVLKHRLAEMATQLEVSWEFTYRQAAKMAAGKSVIKEISMAKNFATDIADRLTYDAVQIMGGMGYMRESLVERLYRDNRILSIGGGSREIMNEIISKQMGL
- the recR gene encoding recombination mediator RecR; translated protein: MSFSPLIRHLIDSLRTLPGVGQKTAQRMALQLLERDRHGALRLAQALTQAMEGVGHCKQCRSLSEDEVCQLCLDPRRDDSLLCVVEGPMDVYAVEHTGFRGRYFVLKGHLSPLDGLGPEAIGIPELLARIEAGSFSEVILATNPTVEGEATAHYIAQLLAGKGLIASRIAHGMPLGGELELVDGGTLAHSIAGRRPILL
- a CDS encoding YbaB/EbfC family nucleoid-associated protein, with the protein product MMKGGMAGLMKQAQQMQEKMQKMQEELANAEVTGQSGAGLVSVVMTGRHDVKRITLDDSLMQEDKEVLEDLIAAAVNDAVRKVEQNSQDKMAGMTAGMQLPPGFKMPF
- the dnaX gene encoding DNA polymerase III subunit gamma/tau yields the protein MSYQVLARKWRPRSFNEMVGQTHVLKALINALDSQRLHHAYLFTGTRGVGKTTIARIIAKCLNCETGISSTPCGVCSICREIDEGRFVDLIEVDAASRTKVEDTRELLDNVQYSPSRGRFKVYLIDEVHMLSTSSFNALLKTLEEPPPHVKFLLATTDPQKLPVTVLSRCLQFSLKNMPPERVVDHLTHVLTAEQIPFENDALWLLGRAADGSMRDAMSLTDQAIAFGEGRVLAADVRAMLGTLDHGQVYGVLHALLEGDARSLIEAVRHLAEQGPDWNGVLAEILNVLHRVAIAQALPEAVDNGQGDRDRVLELARVLPAEDVQFYYQMGLIGRRDLPLSPDPRSGFEMVLLRMLAFRPADTSAAPRVALKPLGISQATADPAINPVAGAAIPVPASVAVAPVAAVLPVVTPQSPAAVGVAQVPEALDSPAPEPAYMAVQPAPEQRAEAAAIPAVEPEVAVVVDLPWEEPQRVPAMVVQPVTEVALAAPAPVVSPEPEQAAAAPVVDVDDDEPPLGDYDYVEMDADSFDYDFDAAKRDASVEPEVLPAAQPATGLAADWLELFPKLGLSGMTGSIGANCTLMSVDGDHWLLHLDPAHSALFNPTQQRRLNDALNQFHGRELKVQIELRKPEQETPAQAAARKRANRQREAEASIHQDPVIQQMIQQFAAVVRADSIEPLDISVNP
- a CDS encoding DUF3509 domain-containing protein, with product MDSLNRELVEQLFAPLRATFSPPRPDGGVILSLLDASDTTAYSRVLSAAQRADPQAFAQSLEDIRLELAMRSGSIPADMRKALKEQDSVLSYHAN